The segment aaaatgtaaGCTCGAcacctttgtggccgttccagCCATTGATATGTATAgggaagattctaaattgtaaaaaattgtcaccctcagaccaaaacgggggccccaggtggggttcaaagtttaacattgaagttcataggaaaaatgttttaaaatcttcttctcaagaaccactgcaccagaaatgccaatatttacacaaaagcttgtatatatagtgaagactctaaattgtaaaaattgtgactcTCAGACCAAAAACTGGGGCCCCTTAATTGGTTTAATCGTGATCCCCAGACTAATACTGGGGTCCCAagaggggtcaaagtttaatttagaaatatataggtaacatttttaaaaatcttttctcgACAACTACAATGTTACAATTCGTGAGATTAttatgcatacaaccttggataatgtaCATTCTAAATTAATAAAGCTGTGACCACTGGACTACTGGGGCCCCAAAAGgagttcaaattttaacatagaaatatatatggaaaatgtttttaaacagtttttctcaagaactataatgctacagtttgtgagattactgtgcaaggatcctcaaatagtgtaaattctaaattgttaaagtcAACCATAAACCtaggaccaatactggggccccagaaagggttcaaagtttgaaataacaagaggcccataggccacatcgctcacctgagaaacaataggtatgataaaatcagcttaatggagtcataatacaaactatctggacaatgtacaataatacataatacatactttgtatctacactacctgaggatgcttccacacaagtgtcagctttcctggccgattagtttctgagaagaagatttttaaagatttactctatatattcatgttaaacttcgaccccccccccattgtggccccaccctaccccggggggtcatgattttcacaattttgtatttacactacatgaggatgcttccacacaagtttcagctttcctggtcttatagttcatgagaagaagatttttgaaaatttctcgaaaattttcagaaattcctaattatctccctttgcaaaagggcgtgatccttaattttcacaactttaaatccccttaggctaaggatgctttgtgccaagtttggttgaaattggcccagtggttcttgagaagatgttgaaaatgtgaaaagtttacagacagacggacgacagacaaaatgtgatcagaatagctcacttgagctttcagctcaggtgagctaaaaatagcatatgctacgaaatagtTACGAGGaactgttcaggtgagcgatgtggcccatgggcctcttgttatacatgtatttagctgTATAATTGATGTTGAAAACTAAAAACAACACTTTATTGTCATGTTGACTCTAAGAGAACCTCACAAAAGGTGCTGATCTACAATCCTTTCAATGTTCTTGGGGTCACAGTGTCCACTCTCTGTCAGGAACCAATGGCCCCATGCCTTAGCTCGCTTGATCTTTGCCAGATTTCCGCTTATCCAattgttgtttaaaattaaGGGCATTTTCCGtctatttctttcttctttagaGAATGAATACCATTTTCCATCTGCATAGTCGTCAGTTGATAAGATTTTGTACCTCAGTCCTCCATACTTAGAAAACACAAGTTTTGAtaggtattgctgatcattgtcACCCTCACTGACTAACTTTTCGTCAGCTGAATTTTTAATCTTCATACCAAGTTGTACCAGCTGCTTTGTTAAAGCTCTCCACATTTTCTTTGAGGCATCAGTGGGGTGTAGGTAAAGAAATCCTCCAGCAATTACATTGCTTCGGCTTGACACGGCATTTACTACAACATCAACATTTGAGTAGCTTTGAATGTTATTAAGTGGGTTTGTGATCCAAATACAGTCCACTTCAAACAGGAAAATTGGTATGTTCTTCTCTAATATCTCCAGAAGGATCTCTGACCTCCTCACCATCAATTCCACATATCCA is part of the Magallana gigas chromosome 3, xbMagGiga1.1, whole genome shotgun sequence genome and harbors:
- the LOC105332029 gene encoding uncharacterized protein isoform X1 is translated as MKINFDLMKWSLSEMKKLNRYLITLGVLTVILMLSLFTYNTKILKHSQREDFVFQPAKFSDLLRDGRNDTNHVLTAAMRISKGGQKALLVTLVNDAFLPFTFSWLCNTQGMGIHNQVLFITGDNESAMKINQKWPEVTAIQIDGVHSGNQEYSHVGYVELMVRRSEILLEILEKNIPIFLFEVDCIWITNPLNNIQSYSNVDVVVNAVSSRSNVIAGGFLYLHPTDASKKMWRALTKQLVQLGMKIKNSADEKLVSEGDNDQQYLSKLVFSKYGGLRYKILSTDDYADGKWYSFSKEERNRRKMPLILNNNWISGNLAKIKRAKAWGHWFLTESGHCDPKNIERIVDQHLL
- the LOC105332029 gene encoding uncharacterized protein isoform X2, whose product is MKKLNRYLITLGVLTVILMLSLFTYNTKILKHSQREDFVFQPAKFSDLLRDGRNDTNHVLTAAMRISKGGQKALLVTLVNDAFLPFTFSWLCNTQGMGIHNQVLFITGDNESAMKINQKWPEVTAIQIDGVHSGNQEYSHVGYVELMVRRSEILLEILEKNIPIFLFEVDCIWITNPLNNIQSYSNVDVVVNAVSSRSNVIAGGFLYLHPTDASKKMWRALTKQLVQLGMKIKNSADEKLVSEGDNDQQYLSKLVFSKYGGLRYKILSTDDYADGKWYSFSKEERNRRKMPLILNNNWISGNLAKIKRAKAWGHWFLTESGHCDPKNIERIVDQHLL